One Glandiceps talaboti chromosome 2, keGlaTala1.1, whole genome shotgun sequence genomic region harbors:
- the LOC144444229 gene encoding xanthine dehydrogenase/oxidase-like, whose product MSHHANSDSLMSEDLVFFVNGKKVVERHVDPEMTLLTYLRTKLRLTGTKLGCAEGGCGACTCMVSKYDHKEKKISHFSVNACLSPVCSMHGMAVTTVEGIGSTKTRLHPIQERIAKSHGSQCGFCTPGIVMSMYTLLRNNPQPCYDDVLSAFEGNLCRCTGYRPIIEGYKTFTKEYCCGGGGDNGCCMNGNLNISTELVNPSEFIPYDPTQEPIFPPELMNSDKHCSKTVQFCSDRVKWIRPATLQELLNLKAQYPDARLAIGNTEIGVEVKFKNQFYPVLLVPTHIPELKKVEISSDGVMFGASVTLSTIDLVLKTQIPKLPDYKCGVFAAVVEMLRWFAGHQIRNVAAVGGNIMTASPISDLNPLFMAAGCKLTLASKNGTRQVAMGDGFFTGYRKTIVEPEEVVVSIHIPHTREDEYFYGYKQSPRREDDIAIVNAGMRVLFESGTNIIKDLALSYGGMAPTTVMAKRTMDALIGRKWNDGLIDSVCEHLAEDLPLSPSAPGGMIEYRRTLTASFFFKFYLSVLDKLNAKEVAEASVPSSFRSSLSGIQKDSIRSTQMYQEVAPGQPVDDAVGRPMVHSSAFKQATGEARYCDDIPPIQGELYLAMVTSTKAHAEIRAIDASEALSLLGVHTLVTHVDVPGSNVICPAAAGEEVFATDKVTCVGQVIGAIVADSHTLAQRAAKLVSVEYNELEPIITMEEAITHESYYKPIRTVEKGNVQVGFENLSDHLLEGEMKMGGQEHFYLETNACIAIPNGEDGEMEIISSTQNLTATQKVAAKVLGVPENRIVCKVKRIGGGFGGKETRCCIYSTIAAVAAHKVGQPVRCTLDRQEDMCTSGTRHPFMSRYKVGFGNNGQIQALEVKLYSNAGNTEDLSHAIMERALLFSDNVYKIPNMKVTGYVCKTNIPSNTAFRGFGGPQALFFAENWITDIAIRCGVTQQKVREINMYNEGDLTYFNQPLILNNTLHRCWQDCLEKSDYLRRRQQVDIFNSENRWKKRGIAIIPMKFGVSFIFAPLNQAGALVHVYTDGSVLLVHGGTEMGQGLHTKMIQVASRALKIPTSKIFISETSTNTVPNTSATAASASSDLNGEAVKRACEVILERLEPFMSANPKGSWEEWVQAAHMDRVSLSTTGFYKTPDIGYNWETNSGNPFNYFTVGVGCSEVEIDCLTGDHHVIRTDIVMDLGQSLNPAIDIGQIEGAYMQGYGLFTIEDHRWSPNGVLLTRGPGMYKIPGFGDVPTEFNVSLLSNCPNERAIYSSKAVGEPPLILASAVFFAIKDAITSARADVGITGIFRLDSPATSERIRMACQDQFTEKFPAAKPGTFIPWCVRI is encoded by the exons ATGTCGCACCATGCTAACAGCGActccctgatgagtgaggatcTTGTTTTCTTCGTCAATGGTAAAAAG GTCGTGGAGAGACATGTTGATCCAGAGATGACCTTATTGACCTACCTTAGAACAAAGT TAAGACTCACTGGTACAAAACTAGGCTGTGCTGAAGGAGGATGTGGAGCCTGTACTTGTATGGTATCAAAATATGACCACAAGGAAAAGAAAATCAG TCACTTTTCAGTGAATGCGTGTTTATCTCCGGTGTGTTCTATGCATGGTATGGCCGTGACAACTGTAGAAGGTATTGGTAGCACTAAAACTAGACTACATCCTATACAG GAACGTATCGCCAAATCACATGGTTCTCAATGTGGATTCTGCACACCTGGCATTGTGATGTCGATGTATACACTCCTAAGAAACAATCCACAGCCTTGCTATGATGATGTGCTGAGTGCTTTTGAAGGTAATCTGTGTCGTTGTACTGGATATCGACCAATCATAGAAGGGTACAAAACATTTACCAAG GAGTACTGCTGTGGAGGAGGGGGAGATAATGGATGTTGTATGAATGGGAATTTGAAT ATTTCCACTGAGTTGGTTAATCCAAGTGAGTTTATTCCATATGATCCAACACAAGAACCAATCTTTCCTCCAGAACTTATG AACTCTGACAAACATTGCAGTAAGACAGTACAGTTTTGTAGTGACAGAGTGAAGTGGATTAGGCCAGCAACTTTACAAGAATTGTTGAATTTAAAAGCCCAGTATCCAGATGCCAGACTTGCCATTGGTAACACTGAAATAG GAGTTGAAGTAAAATTCAAGAATCAATTCTACCCAGTCCTCCTTGTACCAACTCACATACCTGAACTGAAGAAAGTCGAAATAAGCAGTGATGGAGTGATGTTTGGTGCATCTGTGACACTATCAACAATAGACCTAGTATTGAAAACACAGATTCCAAAACTACCAG ATTACAAATGTGGTGTGTTTGCTGCTGTGGTAGAAATGTTACGATGGTTTGCTGGACACCAAATTCGAAACGTTGCT GCTGTTGGTGGTAATATTATGACAGCCAGTCCAATATCAGATCTCAATCCACTCTTCATGGCTGCCGGATGTAAGCTTACATTGGCCTCCAAAA ATGGTACCAGACAGGTTGCCATGGGTGACGGTTTCTTCACAGGGTATAGGAAAACTATTGTTGAACCAGAAGAAGTCGTTGTATCTATTCACATTCCACACACAAGAGAA GATGAGTATTTCTATGGTTACAAGCAATCTCCTAGACGAGAGGATGACATTGCCATCGTGAATGCCGGAATGAGAGTTCTCTTTGAGAGTGGTACTAACATTATCAAAGACTTGGCTCTCAGTTATGGTGGTATGGCACCTACCACAGTTATGGCTAAGCGGACGATGGACGCCTTAATAGGAAG GAAATGGAATGATGGTTTGATTGATAGTGTGTGTGAACACCTTGCTGAAGATCTTCCTCTGTCACCGTCTGCTcctggtggaatgatagaatacCGGAGAACTCTGACTGCCAGCTTCTTCTTCAAATTCTATCTGAGTGTATTGGATAAACTAAATGCCAAAGAG GTAGCAGAGGCATCGGTTCCATCTTCATTCAGAAGTAGCCTGTCTGGAATTCAGAAGGACAGTATACGCAGCACTCAAATGTATCAG GAAGTTGCACCAGGTCAACCTGTTGATGATGCTGTAGGTAGACCAATGGTTCATTCATCTGCCTTCAAACAAGCTACAGGAGAAGCTCGCTATTGTGATGACATTCCCCCAATACAAG GTGAATTATACCTTGCAATGGTGACAAGTACAAAAGCTCATGCTGAGATACG AGCTATTGATGCATCTGAAGCCCTGTCCCTGCTAGGGGTACATACATTAGTTACACACGTTGATGTTCCTGGTAGTAATGTCATTTGTCCAGCAGCAGCTGGTGAAGAAGTCTTTGCCACTGACAAA GTAACCTGTGTTGGTCAAGTGATCGGTGCAATAGTTGCTGATAGTCATACCCTTGCACAGAGAGCTGCTAAACTTGTATCTGTGGAGTATAATGAGCTGGAACCTATCATTACCATGGAG GAAGCCATTACACACGAATCATACTACAAACCAATCAGGACTGTAGAGAAGGGCAACGTTCAAGTTGGATTTGAAAATTTGTCTGACCATTTGTTAGAAGGAGAGATGAAAATGGGTGGCCAAGAGCACTTCTACTTGGAGACGAATGCATGCATTGCAATACCAAATGGAGAAGATGGTGAAATGGAGATCATTTCCTCAACACAGAATCTAACTGCAACACAG AAAGTTGCAGCAAAAGTCTTGGGAGTGCCAGAAAATCGAATTGTGTGTAAAGTGAAAAGAATCGGAGGAGGTTTTGGAGGGAAAGAAACCAGATGTTGTATATATTCCACAATAGCAGCTGTTGCAGCCCACAA GGTTGGTCAACCAGTACGATGCACGTTAGACCGTCAAGAGGATATGTGTACGTCTGGAACAAGACATCCTTTCATGTCCAGATATAAAGTTGGTTTTGGAAACAATGGACAAATTCAGGCACTTGAAGTCAAACTATACAGCAATGCTGGAAATACTGAAGATCTCTCTCATGCA ATAATGGAACGTGCTCTCCTTTTTTCGGATAATGTATACAAGATACCAAATATGAAGGTCACGGGATATGTTTGTAAAACAAACATTCCGTCCAATACAGCATTCCGTGGCTTCGGGGGACCACAGGCATTGTTCTTTGCAGAGAATTGGATTACTGATATCGCAATAAGATGTGGTGTTACACAGCAAAAG GTACGTGAAATCAACATGTATAATGAGGGTGATCTGACATACTTCAATCAACCGTTGATCTTAAACAACACACTACACAGATGTTGGCAAGACTGTTTAGAAAAAAGTGATTATCTAAGAAGACGTCAACAAGTGGACATATTCAACAG TGAGAATCGCTGGAAGAAGAGAGGCATTGCAATCATTCCAATGAAATTTGGTGTCTCATTCATATTTGCACCTCTTAATCAG GCAGGTGCATTGGTGCATGTATACACAGATGGCTCAGTGCTTTTGGTACATGGAGGAACAGAAATGGGACAAGGTTTGCATACCAAGATGATACAGGTTGCCAGCAGAGCATTGAAGATTCCTActagtaaaatatttattagtGAGACTAGTACAAACACTGTACCAAATACATCGGCCACTGCTGCTAGTGCCTCATCAGATTTGAATGGAGAGGCAGTGAAG AGAGCTTGTGAAGTCATCCTGGAGAGATTGGAACCTTTTATGTCAGCCAATCCTAAAGGAAGCTGGGAAGAGTGG GTGCAAGCTGCCCACATGGACAGAGTTAGCCTATCAACAACAGGATTTTACAA GACTCCTGATATTGGCTACAATTGGGAAACCAACTCGGGCAACCCATTCAACTATTTTACTGTTGGTGTAGGTTGTTCAGAAGTAGAGATTGATTGTCTAACTGGTGATCACCATGTCATACGTACTGACATTGTCATGGATCTTGGTCAAAGCTTAAATCCTGCTATCGACATCGGACAG ATTGAAGGTGCATACATGCAAGGTTATGGCTTGTTTACAATTGAGGATCATCGGTGGTCTCCAAATGGTGTTTTACTGACTAGAGGTCCAGGCATGTATAAAATACCTGGCTTTGGAGATGTTCCTACAGAGTTTAATGTCTCTCTTCTCAGTAACTGTCCAAATGAAAGAGCTATCTATTCATCCAAG GCTGTTGGAGAACCACCTCTCATCTTAGCTTCTGCAGTATTCTTTGCCATTAAGGATGCTATCACATCAGCAAGAGCAGATGTAGGTATAACAGGAATATTCCGACTTGACAGTCCAGCCACTTCAGAAAGAATCCGCATGGCATGTCAGGACCAGTTCACAGAAAAG TTTCCTGCTGCTAAACCTGGTACATTTATACCATGGTGTGTACGAATTTAA